The following coding sequences are from one Manis pentadactyla isolate mManPen7 chromosome 13, mManPen7.hap1, whole genome shotgun sequence window:
- the ZNF692 gene encoding zinc finger protein 692 isoform X3 — protein MKLSRPRPAPGKFLLQVQHHFLRAPSTRAQAAPRLSPAPQATTPAPRRGLCALRWGPEAARAPERAASCPTSWGKGRPAPRVQSRPQGKSAHSRDSAALQVPGPMAAAQADTSRKRREKRRQLDARRSKCRIRLGGHMEQWCLLKERLGFSLHSQLAKFLLDRYTSSGCVLCAGPEPSPPKGLQYLVLLSHTHSRECSLVPGLRGPGGRDGGLVWECSAGHTFSWGPSSGPAPLEEPKPAPLPATAQRSWCPEARNRQEPAGVESEHDEQTQQARLPRGVGPPPETFLAPGEGEEEDEDEEEMLSDASPWTYSSSPDDSELDVPRPPLSSVPYSLKEGESPLVPTTAPTALAALPSAAATLGSGASLPAEVGVKLELSGTSQTALQIEPLPSPGSQAQSALASAWDEDTAQIGPKRIRKAAKRELLPCDFPGCGRIFSNRQYLNHHKKYQHIHQKSFSCPEPACGKSFNFKKHLKEHMKLHSELQKAVQQEGGRSLGQQLEIVVAEQDTRDYICEFCARSFRTSSNLVIHRRIHTGEKPLQCEICGFTCRQKASLNWHRRKHAETAATLRFPCEFCGKRFEKPDSVAAHCSKSHPSLLPAQESPGALEPCAGISDPVPQPSLVVRLQHCSFSSEHSQGLGEPDSKN, from the exons ATGAAACTCAGCCGCCCGCGTCCCGCCCCCGGGAAGTTCCTGCTGCAGGTCCAGCACCACTTCCTCCGAGCCCCCTCGACCCGCGCGCAGGCGGCCCCGCGCCTGTCCCCTGCGCCCCAGGCCACGACGCCCGCCCCGCGCCGCGGCTTATGCGCCCTCCGATGGGGCCCGGAGGCAGCGAGGGCTCCGGAAAGGGCTGCGTCCTGCCCCACTTCCTGGGGGAAGGGCAGACCCGCGCCGCGGGTGCAGTCCCGGCCCCAGGGCAAGTCGGCCCACTCGCGTGACTCCGCCGCCTTGCAGGTCCCGGGGCCCATGGCTGCCGCCCAGGCGGACACGTCGCGCAAGCGGCGGGAGAAGCGGCGGCAGCTGGACGCGAGGCGCAGCAAGTGCCGCATCCGCCTGGGCGGCCACATGGAGCAGTGGTGCCTCCTCAAGGAGCGGCTCGGCTTCTCCCTGCACTCGCAGCTCGCCAAGTTCTTGTTGGACCG GTACACTTCTTCAGGCTGTGTGCTCTGTGCAG GTCCCGAACCTTCACCCCCCAAAGGTCTGCAGTATCTGGTGCTTCTGTCTCATACACACAGCCGAGAATGCAGCCTGGTGCCTGGGCTCCGGGGGCCTGGAGGCCGAGATGGGGGGCTTGTGTGGGAGTGCTCAGCAGGCCACACCTTCTCCTGGGGCCCCTCTTCAGGTCCTGCACCTCTGGAGGAGCCCAAGCCAGCCCCGCTTCCAGCTACTGCCCAGAGAAGCTGGTGCCCAGAAGCCAGGAACAGGCAGGAGCCTGCAG GTGTGGAATCTGAGCATGATGAGCAGACTCAGCAGGCCCGGTTGCCCAG GGGGGTGGGACCCCCACCGGAGACCTTCCTGGCCCCAggagaaggagaggaggaagatGAAGACGAAGAGGAGATGCTCAGTGATGCCAGCCCCTGGACTTACAGCTCCTCCCCAGATGA CAGTGAGCTGGATGTCCCCAGACCACCCCTGTCCTCTGTCCCTTATTCTCTTAAGGAGGGGGAGAGCCCCCTGGTCCCCACAACTGCCCCTACTGCTCTTGCTGCACTGCCCTCAGCAGCAGCCACACTGGGTTCTGGAGCTTCTCTGCCTGCAGAAGTTGGGGTAAAGCTGGAGCTCAGCGGGACCTCTCAAACGGCCCTGCAGATTGAGCCCCTGCCCAG CCCTGGGAGTCAGGCCCAGTCTGCTCTGGCCTCGGCCTGGGATGAGGACACCGCACAGATCGGCCCCAAGAGAATtag GAAGGCTGCCAAAAGAGAGCTGCTGCCGTGTGACTTCCCTGGCTGCGGAAGGATCTTCTCCAACAGGCAGTATTTGAAT caCCACAAGAAGTACCAGCATATTCACCAGAAGTCCTTCTCCTGCCCGGAGCCAGCCTGCGGGAAGTCCTTCAACTTTAAGAAACACCTGAAGGAGCACATGAAGCTCCACAGTG AGCTGcagaaggcagtacagcaggaAGGTGGCAGGTCACTGGGCCAGCAGCTCGAGATTGTTGTAGCAGAACAAG ACACCCGAGATTACATCTGTGAGTTCTGTGCCCGGTCCTTCCGAACTAGCAGCAACCTGGTCATCCACCGGCGCATCCATACTGGAGAGAAGCCCCTGCA GTGTGAAATCTGTGGGTTCACCTGCCGCCAGAAGGCCTCTCTGAACTGGCACCGGCGCAAGCACGCGGAGACAGCAGCTACCCTGCGCTTCCCCTGTGAGTTCTGTGGCAAGCGCTTTGAGAAGCCGGACAGCGTGGCAGCTCACTGCAGCAAGAGCCACCCATCCCTGCTCCCGGCCCAGGAGTCACCCGGTGCCCTGGAACCCTGTGCTGGCATCTCTGACCCGGTGCCCCAGCCCTCTCTGGTTGTGAGGCTCCAGCACTGCTCCTTCAGTAGTGAGCATTCCCAGGGCTTGGGGGAGCCAGACTCTAAGAACTGA
- the ZNF692 gene encoding zinc finger protein 692 isoform X4 gives MKLSRPRPAPGKFLLQVQHHFLRAPSTRAQAAPRLSPAPQATTPAPRRGLCALRWGPEAARAPERAASCPTSWGKGRPAPRVQSRPQGKSAHSRDSAALQVPGPMAAAQADTSRKRREKRRQLDARRSKCRIRLGGHMEQWCLLKERLGFSLHSQLAKFLLDRYTSSGCVLCAGPEPSPPKGPAPLEEPKPAPLPATAQRSWCPEARNRQEPADLRAHLSSSLQPGVSSPLTLPVPTGVESEHDEQTQQARLPRGVGPPPETFLAPGEGEEEDEDEEEMLSDASPWTYSSSPDDSELDVPRPPLSSVPYSLKEGESPLVPTTAPTALAALPSAAATLGSGASLPAEVGVKLELSGTSQTALQIEPLPSPGSQAQSALASAWDEDTAQIGPKRIRKAAKRELLPCDFPGCGRIFSNRQYLNHHKKYQHIHQKSFSCPEPACGKSFNFKKHLKEHMKLHSELQKAVQQEGGRSLGQQLEIVVAEQDTRDYICEFCARSFRTSSNLVIHRRIHTGEKPLQCEICGFTCRQKASLNWHRRKHAETAATLRFPCEFCGKRFEKPDSVAAHCSKSHPSLLPAQESPGALEPCAGISDPVPQPSLVVRLQHCSFSSEHSQGLGEPDSKN, from the exons ATGAAACTCAGCCGCCCGCGTCCCGCCCCCGGGAAGTTCCTGCTGCAGGTCCAGCACCACTTCCTCCGAGCCCCCTCGACCCGCGCGCAGGCGGCCCCGCGCCTGTCCCCTGCGCCCCAGGCCACGACGCCCGCCCCGCGCCGCGGCTTATGCGCCCTCCGATGGGGCCCGGAGGCAGCGAGGGCTCCGGAAAGGGCTGCGTCCTGCCCCACTTCCTGGGGGAAGGGCAGACCCGCGCCGCGGGTGCAGTCCCGGCCCCAGGGCAAGTCGGCCCACTCGCGTGACTCCGCCGCCTTGCAGGTCCCGGGGCCCATGGCTGCCGCCCAGGCGGACACGTCGCGCAAGCGGCGGGAGAAGCGGCGGCAGCTGGACGCGAGGCGCAGCAAGTGCCGCATCCGCCTGGGCGGCCACATGGAGCAGTGGTGCCTCCTCAAGGAGCGGCTCGGCTTCTCCCTGCACTCGCAGCTCGCCAAGTTCTTGTTGGACCG GTACACTTCTTCAGGCTGTGTGCTCTGTGCAG GTCCCGAACCTTCACCCCCCAAAG GTCCTGCACCTCTGGAGGAGCCCAAGCCAGCCCCGCTTCCAGCTACTGCCCAGAGAAGCTGGTGCCCAGAAGCCAGGAACAGGCAGGAGCCTGCAG ACCTTAGAGCTCATCTGTCCTCATCCCTCCAGCCCGGAGTTTCTTCCCCTTTGACCCTGCCTGTGCCAACAGGTGTGGAATCTGAGCATGATGAGCAGACTCAGCAGGCCCGGTTGCCCAG GGGGGTGGGACCCCCACCGGAGACCTTCCTGGCCCCAggagaaggagaggaggaagatGAAGACGAAGAGGAGATGCTCAGTGATGCCAGCCCCTGGACTTACAGCTCCTCCCCAGATGA CAGTGAGCTGGATGTCCCCAGACCACCCCTGTCCTCTGTCCCTTATTCTCTTAAGGAGGGGGAGAGCCCCCTGGTCCCCACAACTGCCCCTACTGCTCTTGCTGCACTGCCCTCAGCAGCAGCCACACTGGGTTCTGGAGCTTCTCTGCCTGCAGAAGTTGGGGTAAAGCTGGAGCTCAGCGGGACCTCTCAAACGGCCCTGCAGATTGAGCCCCTGCCCAG CCCTGGGAGTCAGGCCCAGTCTGCTCTGGCCTCGGCCTGGGATGAGGACACCGCACAGATCGGCCCCAAGAGAATtag GAAGGCTGCCAAAAGAGAGCTGCTGCCGTGTGACTTCCCTGGCTGCGGAAGGATCTTCTCCAACAGGCAGTATTTGAAT caCCACAAGAAGTACCAGCATATTCACCAGAAGTCCTTCTCCTGCCCGGAGCCAGCCTGCGGGAAGTCCTTCAACTTTAAGAAACACCTGAAGGAGCACATGAAGCTCCACAGTG AGCTGcagaaggcagtacagcaggaAGGTGGCAGGTCACTGGGCCAGCAGCTCGAGATTGTTGTAGCAGAACAAG ACACCCGAGATTACATCTGTGAGTTCTGTGCCCGGTCCTTCCGAACTAGCAGCAACCTGGTCATCCACCGGCGCATCCATACTGGAGAGAAGCCCCTGCA GTGTGAAATCTGTGGGTTCACCTGCCGCCAGAAGGCCTCTCTGAACTGGCACCGGCGCAAGCACGCGGAGACAGCAGCTACCCTGCGCTTCCCCTGTGAGTTCTGTGGCAAGCGCTTTGAGAAGCCGGACAGCGTGGCAGCTCACTGCAGCAAGAGCCACCCATCCCTGCTCCCGGCCCAGGAGTCACCCGGTGCCCTGGAACCCTGTGCTGGCATCTCTGACCCGGTGCCCCAGCCCTCTCTGGTTGTGAGGCTCCAGCACTGCTCCTTCAGTAGTGAGCATTCCCAGGGCTTGGGGGAGCCAGACTCTAAGAACTGA
- the ZNF692 gene encoding zinc finger protein 692 isoform X6 — MKLSRPRPAPGKFLLQVQHHFLRAPSTRAQAAPRLSPAPQATTPAPRRGLCALRWGPEAARAPERAASCPTSWGKGRPAPRVQSRPQGKSAHSRDSAALQVPGPMAAAQADTSRKRREKRRQLDARRSKCRIRLGGHMEQWCLLKERLGFSLHSQLAKFLLDRYTSSGCVLCAGPEPSPPKGPAPLEEPKPAPLPATAQRSWCPEARNRQEPAGVESEHDEQTQQARLPRGVGPPPETFLAPGEGEEEDEDEEEMLSDASPWTYSSSPDDSELDVPRPPLSSVPYSLKEGESPLVPTTAPTALAALPSAAATLGSGASLPAEVGVKLELSGTSQTALQIEPLPSPGSQAQSALASAWDEDTAQIGPKRIRKAAKRELLPCDFPGCGRIFSNRQYLNHHKKYQHIHQKSFSCPEPACGKSFNFKKHLKEHMKLHSELQKAVQQEGGRSLGQQLEIVVAEQDTRDYICEFCARSFRTSSNLVIHRRIHTGEKPLQCEICGFTCRQKASLNWHRRKHAETAATLRFPCEFCGKRFEKPDSVAAHCSKSHPSLLPAQESPGALEPCAGISDPVPQPSLVVRLQHCSFSSEHSQGLGEPDSKN, encoded by the exons ATGAAACTCAGCCGCCCGCGTCCCGCCCCCGGGAAGTTCCTGCTGCAGGTCCAGCACCACTTCCTCCGAGCCCCCTCGACCCGCGCGCAGGCGGCCCCGCGCCTGTCCCCTGCGCCCCAGGCCACGACGCCCGCCCCGCGCCGCGGCTTATGCGCCCTCCGATGGGGCCCGGAGGCAGCGAGGGCTCCGGAAAGGGCTGCGTCCTGCCCCACTTCCTGGGGGAAGGGCAGACCCGCGCCGCGGGTGCAGTCCCGGCCCCAGGGCAAGTCGGCCCACTCGCGTGACTCCGCCGCCTTGCAGGTCCCGGGGCCCATGGCTGCCGCCCAGGCGGACACGTCGCGCAAGCGGCGGGAGAAGCGGCGGCAGCTGGACGCGAGGCGCAGCAAGTGCCGCATCCGCCTGGGCGGCCACATGGAGCAGTGGTGCCTCCTCAAGGAGCGGCTCGGCTTCTCCCTGCACTCGCAGCTCGCCAAGTTCTTGTTGGACCG GTACACTTCTTCAGGCTGTGTGCTCTGTGCAG GTCCCGAACCTTCACCCCCCAAAG GTCCTGCACCTCTGGAGGAGCCCAAGCCAGCCCCGCTTCCAGCTACTGCCCAGAGAAGCTGGTGCCCAGAAGCCAGGAACAGGCAGGAGCCTGCAG GTGTGGAATCTGAGCATGATGAGCAGACTCAGCAGGCCCGGTTGCCCAG GGGGGTGGGACCCCCACCGGAGACCTTCCTGGCCCCAggagaaggagaggaggaagatGAAGACGAAGAGGAGATGCTCAGTGATGCCAGCCCCTGGACTTACAGCTCCTCCCCAGATGA CAGTGAGCTGGATGTCCCCAGACCACCCCTGTCCTCTGTCCCTTATTCTCTTAAGGAGGGGGAGAGCCCCCTGGTCCCCACAACTGCCCCTACTGCTCTTGCTGCACTGCCCTCAGCAGCAGCCACACTGGGTTCTGGAGCTTCTCTGCCTGCAGAAGTTGGGGTAAAGCTGGAGCTCAGCGGGACCTCTCAAACGGCCCTGCAGATTGAGCCCCTGCCCAG CCCTGGGAGTCAGGCCCAGTCTGCTCTGGCCTCGGCCTGGGATGAGGACACCGCACAGATCGGCCCCAAGAGAATtag GAAGGCTGCCAAAAGAGAGCTGCTGCCGTGTGACTTCCCTGGCTGCGGAAGGATCTTCTCCAACAGGCAGTATTTGAAT caCCACAAGAAGTACCAGCATATTCACCAGAAGTCCTTCTCCTGCCCGGAGCCAGCCTGCGGGAAGTCCTTCAACTTTAAGAAACACCTGAAGGAGCACATGAAGCTCCACAGTG AGCTGcagaaggcagtacagcaggaAGGTGGCAGGTCACTGGGCCAGCAGCTCGAGATTGTTGTAGCAGAACAAG ACACCCGAGATTACATCTGTGAGTTCTGTGCCCGGTCCTTCCGAACTAGCAGCAACCTGGTCATCCACCGGCGCATCCATACTGGAGAGAAGCCCCTGCA GTGTGAAATCTGTGGGTTCACCTGCCGCCAGAAGGCCTCTCTGAACTGGCACCGGCGCAAGCACGCGGAGACAGCAGCTACCCTGCGCTTCCCCTGTGAGTTCTGTGGCAAGCGCTTTGAGAAGCCGGACAGCGTGGCAGCTCACTGCAGCAAGAGCCACCCATCCCTGCTCCCGGCCCAGGAGTCACCCGGTGCCCTGGAACCCTGTGCTGGCATCTCTGACCCGGTGCCCCAGCCCTCTCTGGTTGTGAGGCTCCAGCACTGCTCCTTCAGTAGTGAGCATTCCCAGGGCTTGGGGGAGCCAGACTCTAAGAACTGA
- the ZNF692 gene encoding zinc finger protein 692 isoform X1 has product MKLSRPRPAPGKFLLQVQHHFLRAPSTRAQAAPRLSPAPQATTPAPRRGLCALRWGPEAARAPERAASCPTSWGKGRPAPRVQSRPQGKSAHSRDSAALQVPGPMAAAQADTSRKRREKRRQLDARRSKCRIRLGGHMEQWCLLKERLGFSLHSQLAKFLLDRYTSSGCVLCAGPEPSPPKGLQYLVLLSHTHSRECSLVPGLRGPGGRDGGLVWECSAGHTFSWGPSSGPAPLEEPKPAPLPATAQRSWCPEARNRQEPADLRAHLSSSLQPGVSSPLTLPVPTGVESEHDEQTQQARLPRGVGPPPETFLAPGEGEEEDEDEEEMLSDASPWTYSSSPDDSELDVPRPPLSSVPYSLKEGESPLVPTTAPTALAALPSAAATLGSGASLPAEVGVKLELSGTSQTALQIEPLPSPGSQAQSALASAWDEDTAQIGPKRIRKAAKRELLPCDFPGCGRIFSNRQYLNHHKKYQHIHQKSFSCPEPACGKSFNFKKHLKEHMKLHSELQKAVQQEGGRSLGQQLEIVVAEQDTRDYICEFCARSFRTSSNLVIHRRIHTGEKPLQCEICGFTCRQKASLNWHRRKHAETAATLRFPCEFCGKRFEKPDSVAAHCSKSHPSLLPAQESPGALEPCAGISDPVPQPSLVVRLQHCSFSSEHSQGLGEPDSKN; this is encoded by the exons ATGAAACTCAGCCGCCCGCGTCCCGCCCCCGGGAAGTTCCTGCTGCAGGTCCAGCACCACTTCCTCCGAGCCCCCTCGACCCGCGCGCAGGCGGCCCCGCGCCTGTCCCCTGCGCCCCAGGCCACGACGCCCGCCCCGCGCCGCGGCTTATGCGCCCTCCGATGGGGCCCGGAGGCAGCGAGGGCTCCGGAAAGGGCTGCGTCCTGCCCCACTTCCTGGGGGAAGGGCAGACCCGCGCCGCGGGTGCAGTCCCGGCCCCAGGGCAAGTCGGCCCACTCGCGTGACTCCGCCGCCTTGCAGGTCCCGGGGCCCATGGCTGCCGCCCAGGCGGACACGTCGCGCAAGCGGCGGGAGAAGCGGCGGCAGCTGGACGCGAGGCGCAGCAAGTGCCGCATCCGCCTGGGCGGCCACATGGAGCAGTGGTGCCTCCTCAAGGAGCGGCTCGGCTTCTCCCTGCACTCGCAGCTCGCCAAGTTCTTGTTGGACCG GTACACTTCTTCAGGCTGTGTGCTCTGTGCAG GTCCCGAACCTTCACCCCCCAAAGGTCTGCAGTATCTGGTGCTTCTGTCTCATACACACAGCCGAGAATGCAGCCTGGTGCCTGGGCTCCGGGGGCCTGGAGGCCGAGATGGGGGGCTTGTGTGGGAGTGCTCAGCAGGCCACACCTTCTCCTGGGGCCCCTCTTCAGGTCCTGCACCTCTGGAGGAGCCCAAGCCAGCCCCGCTTCCAGCTACTGCCCAGAGAAGCTGGTGCCCAGAAGCCAGGAACAGGCAGGAGCCTGCAG ACCTTAGAGCTCATCTGTCCTCATCCCTCCAGCCCGGAGTTTCTTCCCCTTTGACCCTGCCTGTGCCAACAGGTGTGGAATCTGAGCATGATGAGCAGACTCAGCAGGCCCGGTTGCCCAG GGGGGTGGGACCCCCACCGGAGACCTTCCTGGCCCCAggagaaggagaggaggaagatGAAGACGAAGAGGAGATGCTCAGTGATGCCAGCCCCTGGACTTACAGCTCCTCCCCAGATGA CAGTGAGCTGGATGTCCCCAGACCACCCCTGTCCTCTGTCCCTTATTCTCTTAAGGAGGGGGAGAGCCCCCTGGTCCCCACAACTGCCCCTACTGCTCTTGCTGCACTGCCCTCAGCAGCAGCCACACTGGGTTCTGGAGCTTCTCTGCCTGCAGAAGTTGGGGTAAAGCTGGAGCTCAGCGGGACCTCTCAAACGGCCCTGCAGATTGAGCCCCTGCCCAG CCCTGGGAGTCAGGCCCAGTCTGCTCTGGCCTCGGCCTGGGATGAGGACACCGCACAGATCGGCCCCAAGAGAATtag GAAGGCTGCCAAAAGAGAGCTGCTGCCGTGTGACTTCCCTGGCTGCGGAAGGATCTTCTCCAACAGGCAGTATTTGAAT caCCACAAGAAGTACCAGCATATTCACCAGAAGTCCTTCTCCTGCCCGGAGCCAGCCTGCGGGAAGTCCTTCAACTTTAAGAAACACCTGAAGGAGCACATGAAGCTCCACAGTG AGCTGcagaaggcagtacagcaggaAGGTGGCAGGTCACTGGGCCAGCAGCTCGAGATTGTTGTAGCAGAACAAG ACACCCGAGATTACATCTGTGAGTTCTGTGCCCGGTCCTTCCGAACTAGCAGCAACCTGGTCATCCACCGGCGCATCCATACTGGAGAGAAGCCCCTGCA GTGTGAAATCTGTGGGTTCACCTGCCGCCAGAAGGCCTCTCTGAACTGGCACCGGCGCAAGCACGCGGAGACAGCAGCTACCCTGCGCTTCCCCTGTGAGTTCTGTGGCAAGCGCTTTGAGAAGCCGGACAGCGTGGCAGCTCACTGCAGCAAGAGCCACCCATCCCTGCTCCCGGCCCAGGAGTCACCCGGTGCCCTGGAACCCTGTGCTGGCATCTCTGACCCGGTGCCCCAGCCCTCTCTGGTTGTGAGGCTCCAGCACTGCTCCTTCAGTAGTGAGCATTCCCAGGGCTTGGGGGAGCCAGACTCTAAGAACTGA
- the ZNF692 gene encoding zinc finger protein 692 isoform X5, with translation MKLSRPRPAPGKFLLQVQHHFLRAPSTRAQAAPRLSPAPQATTPAPRRGLCALRWGPEAARAPERAASCPTSWGKGRPAPRVQSRPQGKSAHSRDSAALQVPGPMAAAQADTSRKRREKRRQLDARRSKCRIRLGGHMEQWCLLKERLGFSLHSQLAKFLLDRYTSSGCVLCAGPEPSPPKGLQYLVLLSHTHSRECSLVPGLRGPGGRDGGLVWECSAGHTFSWGPSSGPAPLEEPKPAPLPATAQRSWCPEARNRQEPAGVESEHDEQTQQARLPRGVGPPPETFLAPGEGEEEDEDEEEMLSDASPWTYSSSPDDSELDVPRPPLSSVPYSLKEGESPLVPTTAPTALAALPSAAATLGSGASLPAEVGVKLELSGTSQTALQIEPLPSPGSQAQSALASAWDEDTAQIGPKRIRKAAKRELLPCDFPGCGRIFSNRQYLNHHKKYQHIHQKSFSCPEPACGKSFNFKKHLKEHMKLHSDTRDYICEFCARSFRTSSNLVIHRRIHTGEKPLQCEICGFTCRQKASLNWHRRKHAETAATLRFPCEFCGKRFEKPDSVAAHCSKSHPSLLPAQESPGALEPCAGISDPVPQPSLVVRLQHCSFSSEHSQGLGEPDSKN, from the exons ATGAAACTCAGCCGCCCGCGTCCCGCCCCCGGGAAGTTCCTGCTGCAGGTCCAGCACCACTTCCTCCGAGCCCCCTCGACCCGCGCGCAGGCGGCCCCGCGCCTGTCCCCTGCGCCCCAGGCCACGACGCCCGCCCCGCGCCGCGGCTTATGCGCCCTCCGATGGGGCCCGGAGGCAGCGAGGGCTCCGGAAAGGGCTGCGTCCTGCCCCACTTCCTGGGGGAAGGGCAGACCCGCGCCGCGGGTGCAGTCCCGGCCCCAGGGCAAGTCGGCCCACTCGCGTGACTCCGCCGCCTTGCAGGTCCCGGGGCCCATGGCTGCCGCCCAGGCGGACACGTCGCGCAAGCGGCGGGAGAAGCGGCGGCAGCTGGACGCGAGGCGCAGCAAGTGCCGCATCCGCCTGGGCGGCCACATGGAGCAGTGGTGCCTCCTCAAGGAGCGGCTCGGCTTCTCCCTGCACTCGCAGCTCGCCAAGTTCTTGTTGGACCG GTACACTTCTTCAGGCTGTGTGCTCTGTGCAG GTCCCGAACCTTCACCCCCCAAAGGTCTGCAGTATCTGGTGCTTCTGTCTCATACACACAGCCGAGAATGCAGCCTGGTGCCTGGGCTCCGGGGGCCTGGAGGCCGAGATGGGGGGCTTGTGTGGGAGTGCTCAGCAGGCCACACCTTCTCCTGGGGCCCCTCTTCAGGTCCTGCACCTCTGGAGGAGCCCAAGCCAGCCCCGCTTCCAGCTACTGCCCAGAGAAGCTGGTGCCCAGAAGCCAGGAACAGGCAGGAGCCTGCAG GTGTGGAATCTGAGCATGATGAGCAGACTCAGCAGGCCCGGTTGCCCAG GGGGGTGGGACCCCCACCGGAGACCTTCCTGGCCCCAggagaaggagaggaggaagatGAAGACGAAGAGGAGATGCTCAGTGATGCCAGCCCCTGGACTTACAGCTCCTCCCCAGATGA CAGTGAGCTGGATGTCCCCAGACCACCCCTGTCCTCTGTCCCTTATTCTCTTAAGGAGGGGGAGAGCCCCCTGGTCCCCACAACTGCCCCTACTGCTCTTGCTGCACTGCCCTCAGCAGCAGCCACACTGGGTTCTGGAGCTTCTCTGCCTGCAGAAGTTGGGGTAAAGCTGGAGCTCAGCGGGACCTCTCAAACGGCCCTGCAGATTGAGCCCCTGCCCAG CCCTGGGAGTCAGGCCCAGTCTGCTCTGGCCTCGGCCTGGGATGAGGACACCGCACAGATCGGCCCCAAGAGAATtag GAAGGCTGCCAAAAGAGAGCTGCTGCCGTGTGACTTCCCTGGCTGCGGAAGGATCTTCTCCAACAGGCAGTATTTGAAT caCCACAAGAAGTACCAGCATATTCACCAGAAGTCCTTCTCCTGCCCGGAGCCAGCCTGCGGGAAGTCCTTCAACTTTAAGAAACACCTGAAGGAGCACATGAAGCTCCACAGTG ACACCCGAGATTACATCTGTGAGTTCTGTGCCCGGTCCTTCCGAACTAGCAGCAACCTGGTCATCCACCGGCGCATCCATACTGGAGAGAAGCCCCTGCA GTGTGAAATCTGTGGGTTCACCTGCCGCCAGAAGGCCTCTCTGAACTGGCACCGGCGCAAGCACGCGGAGACAGCAGCTACCCTGCGCTTCCCCTGTGAGTTCTGTGGCAAGCGCTTTGAGAAGCCGGACAGCGTGGCAGCTCACTGCAGCAAGAGCCACCCATCCCTGCTCCCGGCCCAGGAGTCACCCGGTGCCCTGGAACCCTGTGCTGGCATCTCTGACCCGGTGCCCCAGCCCTCTCTGGTTGTGAGGCTCCAGCACTGCTCCTTCAGTAGTGAGCATTCCCAGGGCTTGGGGGAGCCAGACTCTAAGAACTGA